A region of the Saccharospirillaceae bacterium genome:
TTGTATCGCTATGGAGACGTAAGAACGGGTTATAACTGCGCTCCTGACCGAGCGTCATAATCGGCATATCATCATGATCCAGCTCTGCGACACTCTGCTGCCAATGCAACGCTGTGGCATTTCCGGGTTCTCGACTCAATGCAAAATTGAGATTGTTCTTCATGTAGTCATGCCCGGGATACAACAAGGTTTCGTCAGGCAGGGGATTCAACTGAGAAACAAAAGTGTCGTACATCGTATCGACATCCCCCCCGTTAAAGCAGTTTCCGGCACAAGCATTAAACAAGGTATCACCAGAGAATAAAATCGGTACCGGATTGTATTCATCGGCTTCTGCCAATAAACATAAATGCACCGGTGTATGCCCTGGCGTATACAACACTTTTAACCGGATCGAACCCAGCTCAACCAGATCTCCTGCTACCAGACCATGATCGACATTGGGGATTTTGCCCATGGCATTTTTATGCGCCCATATTTGTGCTCCGGTTGCTGCAGCAATCACCGGATTACCCTCGATATGATCATGGTGTTCGTGGGTATTAATAATGCGTTTAATTTGCCAGCCATGCTGCTCAGCCAGAGCTAACATATGTTCGCCATCTAGCGGGTCAAGGGCGATGGCTTGCTTAGTTTGTTCACAACCGATCAGATAATTGAAGTTACCCAATCGGTTGAACATATAGCGACGCAGGATTTTCATTCAGTCAGTTACCGATATTACCAGTAGATGTTATCTTCTGCGCCCTCTTCGGCCTGCAGGTCTTCGACAAAGTGGCTCTCGAACAGACTTCTTAGTTCATGTGCCCGCGCTTCCAGCGTATCCGGCGCGTAGGGTACCGCCGGGCTGTGACCCCAAACAGGCCCAGGCCATGCCAGATCATCTTCAAAACGAGCGATATGATGGACATGGAGTTGAGCTACCACGTTCCCCAGCGCTGCCACATTCATCGATTTAGCAGAAAAGTGATCAGCCATTTTTTCCGTTACCCAGACCGACTCTTTCATCATCTGCTGCTGATCTTCTGCCGACAAATGGTAATATTCTCGCAAATCACTGCGGGCCGGGACCAGAATTACCCATGGATAGCGGCTGTCATTCATCAACAGCACCTGGCACAGAGGCAGGTGCCCCAGTAAAACAGTATCTCCCTGCAGACGTTCATCGAGCTGAAACATCGTCGTTCTCCTGATCGTGAGTTTTGCTTAATCTTAGCTCCGATGTTGGCACAGGTCACTGATTTGCAGACAGTTTTTATCGGTGAGCGGCAGCACAGCGATAACATGTCTCATCACTTACCGAGAAGACAGGAACGAACCCTGGCTTACCTTGTGGCATAACATCAGCCCCATGGCCGGTTGTCGCTGGCTTGTGGTGAGTCGATATCAATCATCATATCTGCTTTACAGAGAGCGAATTTGTTGCCCGTTTTTATCAAAGTTATCAGCCACCAACCACGCCTCAAATCGCACTTTTTGTTGTGGCCATTCGCTGTCTAATAATGAAAACCAAGCCGTATCTCGGTTACGCCCGTTATACACCAAGGCCTTACGAAAGGTACCTTCGTATTGAAACCCAAGACGCTCTGCAGCTTTCCTTGAAGGAGCGTTGAAAGCGTCACATTTCCATTCATAACGACGATAACCCAGTTCATCAAAGACATACGTCATCAACAGGTACATGGCTTCGGTGGCAGTAGCTGTTTGTTGTAGCTGCGGTGAAAAATGCACGTGCCCTACTTCAATCGAGCCATGCTGTGGCTGGATACGCATTAGCGCAGTCATACCAACCGCCTGATCCGTCTTGCCATCAATGATGCAAAAAAACAGCGGATCGGTCCCAAGACAGTTCGATACCAACCAGTTCTTAAACGCACTGAAATCGACAAACGGACCATAAGCCAGATATGTCCAGTTTTTACCCGCTTGATCGAGGGCATAGGCACGAAACAATTGCTCAGCATGTTGTTCTATATCCATTTTCTCCAACCGACAAAAGCGTCCAGATAAAGGCTTTGCTTTGGGTTGTGGGCAGGCCTGCCAGTCTGGTAACGGCTCACCGATGGGTTGCCCTAACGTATTCATATACACGGTCATTTTTGCTCCTTAAAAACTCACCATTTCTTTCAAAAAACGTCCTTCGATTTTTACAAACATCAGCCTACGACGGGAGTGTATTCTCATTAATGCCTGCTGTTGTCTTGCATAGTCACACCCATAGAAATAGGCATATTCGACCGCCGGAGCGACCATCGTAGCAAGAACTCCCTGATTGCACCCTGAATATGGTGATTAAATAGCAGATGCCAGAGTAAGGAGACTGCAATACCAGTTAGCAAAACAGAACATTCAGGCATTGCCATTGTCTGAGGATTATCCCGATAATGGAGTGACACACACCGGGATTTAATTCCGCAGCGCCAAAACGTGAAGTTGCGGCAGGTGCACGACGAAAAAATAACCGATTCAACAGACTTTTTGGGTAAATACACTTGTCTGATACTCTGATTTAT
Encoded here:
- a CDS encoding HIT domain-containing protein — its product is MFQLDERLQGDTVLLGHLPLCQVLLMNDSRYPWVILVPARSDLREYYHLSAEDQQQMMKESVWVTEKMADHFSAKSMNVAALGNVVAQLHVHHIARFEDDLAWPGPVWGHSPAVPYAPDTLEARAHELRSLFESHFVEDLQAEEGAEDNIYW
- a CDS encoding GNAT family N-acetyltransferase, producing the protein MTVYMNTLGQPIGEPLPDWQACPQPKAKPLSGRFCRLEKMDIEQHAEQLFRAYALDQAGKNWTYLAYGPFVDFSAFKNWLVSNCLGTDPLFFCIIDGKTDQAVGMTALMRIQPQHGSIEVGHVHFSPQLQQTATATEAMYLLMTYVFDELGYRRYEWKCDAFNAPSRKAAERLGFQYEGTFRKALVYNGRNRDTAWFSLLDSEWPQQKVRFEAWLVADNFDKNGQQIRSL
- a CDS encoding hydroxyacylglutathione hydrolase gives rise to the protein MKILRRYMFNRLGNFNYLIGCEQTKQAIALDPLDGEHMLALAEQHGWQIKRIINTHEHHDHIEGNPVIAAATGAQIWAHKNAMGKIPNVDHGLVAGDLVELGSIRLKVLYTPGHTPVHLCLLAEADEYNPVPILFSGDTLFNACAGNCFNGGDVDTMYDTFVSQLNPLPDETLLYPGHDYMKNNLNFALSREPGNATALHWQQSVAELDHDDMPIMTLGQERSYNPFLRLHSDTIRQTLKQQFPHLGEGDRDVFKALRALRDKW